One genomic region from Streptomyces sp. NBC_00457 encodes:
- a CDS encoding LacI family DNA-binding transcriptional regulator, with protein MTREPDRAPVRGAASIKDVAAAAGVSPTTVSHVLSGNRPVNEETATRVRGVVNRLGYVPASLARSLQAGSTSVIGLLIPDISNTFFAELAKGAEDAAHDLGYGLILCNTEFDADREDRYLGMIRSRFIDGMVYASGSPPSRRRLEALMGKFPIALADEEVEGLEGALIATADHEAGGRLVGEHLRSLGHRRVLMLTGPGALPSSVSRANGFVQAFGGEVVERVGDFKEASGYVLVDKLLQDGGLDCTAVFAANDLMAFGALTALRDAGLSVPQDVSVVGFDDIRAASLSHPSLTTVHQPAYDVGRTATAQLLQYVSRGEIPPASRHTLPVELKVRGSTAPPTTR; from the coding sequence ATGACCCGTGAGCCCGACAGGGCCCCCGTCCGCGGTGCGGCGTCCATCAAGGACGTGGCCGCGGCGGCCGGGGTCAGCCCGACCACGGTCTCGCACGTGCTCAGCGGCAACCGGCCGGTCAACGAGGAGACCGCCACCCGGGTGCGCGGTGTCGTCAACCGGCTCGGCTACGTCCCCGCGTCGCTGGCGCGCAGCCTGCAGGCCGGTTCCACCTCGGTGATCGGCCTGCTGATCCCCGACATCAGCAACACCTTCTTCGCCGAGCTCGCCAAGGGCGCCGAGGACGCCGCCCACGACCTCGGCTACGGCCTGATCCTGTGCAACACCGAGTTCGACGCCGATCGCGAGGACCGCTATCTCGGCATGATCCGCAGCCGGTTCATCGACGGGATGGTGTACGCCTCGGGATCCCCGCCGTCCCGGCGCCGGCTGGAGGCCCTGATGGGCAAGTTCCCCATCGCGCTCGCCGATGAGGAGGTCGAGGGGCTGGAGGGCGCCCTCATCGCCACGGCCGACCACGAGGCGGGCGGGCGGCTGGTCGGAGAGCACCTGCGCTCCCTCGGTCACCGCCGGGTCCTGATGCTGACCGGACCCGGGGCCCTGCCCAGCAGCGTCTCCCGTGCGAACGGCTTCGTCCAGGCCTTCGGGGGCGAAGTCGTCGAGCGCGTCGGCGACTTCAAGGAAGCGTCCGGCTACGTCCTGGTCGACAAGCTCCTCCAGGACGGCGGCCTCGACTGCACCGCCGTGTTCGCGGCCAACGACCTGATGGCGTTCGGCGCCCTCACGGCGCTCAGGGACGCGGGTCTCTCGGTGCCTCAGGACGTCTCGGTGGTCGGCTTCGACGACATCCGAGCGGCCTCGCTGTCCCATCCGTCCCTGACCACCGTCCACCAGCCCGCCTACGACGTCGGCCGCACCGCCACCGCCCAGCTTCTCCAGTACGTCTCCCGGGGCGAGATCCCGCCCGCCTCACGGCACACCCTCCCCGTCGAACTGAAGGTGCGGGGCAGCACGGCGCCTCCCACCACCCGCTGA
- a CDS encoding glutamine amidotransferase, translated as MPRVLVIGESWFTYTVHQKGFDAFHTAEYTEGGGVFLDALRSRGHDVTYVPAHEIPTRVPHSAAGFDAYDVVVISDVGANSFQLPPETFARSVAAPDRSELVRGFVERGGGVLMIGGYLSFSGIDARARWGRTPLAAALPVVMVDRDDRVELPAGAVPEVVGEHPLVWGLDRSWPALLGLNEVAVRPEASLLAECAGHPLLVVGGHGTGRSAAFTSDVAPHWAPPPFLAWDGYAELWDRLVRWLAGAEL; from the coding sequence ATGCCCAGAGTGCTCGTCATCGGCGAGTCCTGGTTCACGTACACGGTGCATCAGAAGGGCTTCGACGCCTTCCACACCGCGGAGTACACCGAGGGCGGAGGCGTCTTCCTCGACGCCCTCCGCTCCCGGGGCCACGACGTGACCTACGTTCCCGCGCACGAGATCCCCACCCGGGTGCCCCACTCGGCGGCGGGCTTCGACGCGTACGACGTCGTGGTCATCAGCGATGTCGGCGCCAACAGCTTCCAGCTGCCGCCCGAGACCTTCGCCCGGTCCGTCGCCGCGCCCGACCGCTCGGAGCTGGTGCGCGGCTTCGTCGAGCGTGGCGGCGGGGTGCTGATGATCGGCGGCTACCTGAGCTTCAGCGGTATCGACGCCCGCGCGAGGTGGGGGCGTACGCCGCTGGCCGCCGCGTTGCCGGTGGTCATGGTCGATCGGGACGACCGGGTGGAGCTGCCTGCCGGGGCCGTGCCCGAGGTGGTGGGCGAGCACCCGCTCGTATGGGGGCTGGACCGGTCCTGGCCTGCTCTGCTCGGCCTCAACGAGGTCGCGGTACGTCCGGAGGCGTCGTTGCTGGCCGAGTGCGCCGGGCATCCGCTGCTGGTCGTCGGCGGACACGGCACGGGCAGGTCGGCCGCGTTCACCTCCGACGTGGCACCGCACTGGGCGCCGCCGCCGTTCCTGGCCTGGGACGGATACGCGGAGTTGTGGGACCGGCTGGTGCGCTGGCTGGCCGGGGCGGAGCTGTGA
- a CDS encoding BMP family lipoprotein → MMRYGRTAAFAVTGMLALTACGGSGGDDSGAAASDKPRVKLVINGGLGDKSFFDSAHEGLKRAQKDLGYELKVVELGADRTKWEPGFEDAASADDYDILAAGTFEVTDYIGELAPQFPDKKFWLFDAPVDYSGKNGTCSNKCENVYSVTFKQNEGGYLAGFLAEKLVAGKSLKGAESLKKVGIMPGVKIPLIEDFVVGFKAGFKDAGGQNSDVLVQYVGGDKPFSDPAKGKEISTAMYGQGAALVWPVAGLSGLGTFESAVAAGRYTFGVDSDQYQTLTDQAQKNTVVTSILKNVGNALYKAAQADQKDSLKYGAVDSVGLAEDAVGYVNDDHFAELVPEKTRTELQEAADQVKSGSVTVPSAF, encoded by the coding sequence ATGATGCGATATGGAAGAACCGCCGCCTTCGCGGTGACCGGCATGCTCGCGCTCACCGCGTGCGGGGGATCGGGCGGGGACGATTCCGGAGCGGCCGCCTCCGACAAGCCGCGGGTCAAATTGGTGATCAATGGCGGGCTGGGCGACAAGTCGTTCTTCGACTCCGCCCACGAGGGGCTGAAGAGGGCTCAGAAGGACCTCGGTTACGAGCTCAAGGTGGTCGAGCTGGGTGCCGACCGCACCAAGTGGGAGCCCGGATTCGAGGACGCCGCCTCGGCCGACGACTACGACATCCTGGCGGCCGGGACCTTCGAGGTCACCGACTACATCGGCGAACTCGCCCCGCAATTCCCGGACAAGAAGTTCTGGCTCTTCGACGCACCGGTCGACTACAGCGGCAAGAACGGCACCTGTTCCAACAAGTGCGAAAACGTCTACTCCGTGACCTTCAAGCAGAACGAGGGCGGATATCTCGCCGGATTCCTCGCCGAGAAGCTGGTGGCCGGGAAATCACTCAAGGGTGCCGAATCCCTGAAGAAGGTCGGCATCATGCCCGGAGTGAAGATCCCGTTGATCGAGGACTTCGTCGTCGGTTTCAAGGCAGGATTCAAGGACGCGGGCGGACAGAACTCCGACGTGCTCGTGCAGTACGTGGGCGGCGACAAGCCGTTCAGTGACCCCGCGAAGGGCAAGGAGATCTCGACCGCCATGTACGGCCAGGGCGCCGCGCTGGTGTGGCCGGTCGCCGGGCTCTCCGGCCTCGGCACCTTCGAGTCGGCGGTCGCGGCCGGGCGGTACACCTTCGGCGTCGACTCCGACCAGTACCAGACCCTCACCGACCAGGCGCAGAAGAACACCGTCGTCACCTCCATCCTCAAGAACGTCGGCAACGCCCTGTACAAGGCCGCGCAGGCGGACCAGAAGGACTCCCTCAAGTACGGCGCGGTCGACTCCGTCGGTCTCGCCGAGGACGCCGTCGGCTATGTGAACGACGACCACTTCGCGGAGCTGGTCCCCGAGAAGACCCGTACGGAGCTCCAGGAAGCCGCCGACCAGGTGAAGTCCGGCTCCGTCACGGTCCCCAGCGCCTTCTAG
- a CDS encoding ABC transporter ATP-binding protein, producing the protein MMNEPWGEDGPAVAARAVTKTYANGVRAVRGVDLEVPPGEIRAVVGENGAGKSTLMKLFYGLEQPTSGELLVGGRPRVLRGPASAIALGVGMVHQNLMLVPSFTIAQNVVLGVEPGRRGLVDPKAAMETTARLASESGLAVDPKARVDEVSVGMRQRAEILKALHRRARVLILDEPTAVLTPQETEDLFAAVRRLRDDGMTVLFISHKLREVREISDQVSVMRAGSLVGTVATADATERSLASMMVGREVSLDVDRSPASPAGVTLRVRGLGYEAPTGQSLHGLDFDVAAGEIVGVAGIEGNGQSELAEILAGLRRPTTGTVHVGGTDTAGLDVAAHRAAGIGYVPEDRLSNGAALDESIADNLVVDRHDRPPLARRGVLSPKAVRAHAERLISDYAIRTPDPSVPVRALSGGNLQKVIVARELSAAPRLLIASQVTRGVDVGAMRFMYEQLVAARDAGTAVLLVSADLTELLALSDRLLVLKDGRLTARFDDTTGLTEKRVGLYMLGVEHHDRDQLTAGLTDLGDAP; encoded by the coding sequence ATGATGAACGAGCCATGGGGCGAGGACGGCCCCGCCGTCGCCGCCCGCGCGGTCACCAAGACGTACGCCAACGGAGTCCGCGCGGTGCGCGGTGTGGACCTGGAGGTCCCGCCCGGCGAGATCCGCGCGGTAGTGGGCGAGAACGGCGCGGGCAAGTCCACGCTGATGAAGCTGTTCTACGGCCTGGAGCAGCCCACCTCCGGCGAGCTTCTGGTCGGCGGCCGGCCCCGCGTGCTGCGCGGCCCGGCGTCGGCGATCGCCCTGGGCGTGGGCATGGTGCACCAGAACCTGATGCTGGTGCCCTCCTTCACCATCGCCCAGAACGTCGTCCTCGGCGTCGAACCGGGCCGCCGCGGCCTGGTCGACCCGAAGGCGGCCATGGAGACGACCGCCCGGCTCGCGTCGGAGTCCGGACTCGCCGTCGACCCGAAGGCGCGCGTCGACGAGGTGTCGGTCGGCATGCGGCAGCGCGCCGAGATCCTCAAGGCCCTCCACCGCCGGGCGCGCGTGCTGATCCTCGACGAGCCGACCGCCGTGCTCACCCCGCAGGAGACCGAGGACCTGTTCGCCGCCGTACGACGGCTGCGCGACGACGGAATGACCGTGCTGTTCATCTCGCACAAGCTGCGCGAGGTGCGGGAGATCAGCGACCAAGTGAGCGTGATGCGCGCCGGTTCGCTGGTGGGGACGGTCGCCACCGCCGACGCCACCGAGCGGTCGCTCGCCTCGATGATGGTCGGCCGCGAGGTCTCCCTGGACGTGGACCGCTCCCCCGCGAGCCCGGCAGGGGTCACCCTGCGGGTACGCGGCCTCGGCTACGAGGCACCGACCGGGCAGTCCCTGCACGGCCTGGACTTCGACGTGGCCGCCGGGGAGATCGTCGGTGTGGCCGGCATCGAGGGCAACGGCCAGAGCGAACTCGCCGAGATCCTCGCCGGGTTGCGCCGGCCGACGACGGGCACGGTGCACGTCGGCGGCACCGACACGGCCGGTCTGGACGTGGCCGCGCACCGCGCGGCCGGCATCGGCTACGTACCGGAGGACCGGCTGTCGAACGGCGCCGCGCTCGACGAGTCGATCGCCGACAACCTCGTCGTCGACCGCCACGACCGCCCGCCCCTCGCCCGCCGCGGCGTGCTCAGCCCGAAGGCGGTACGCGCCCACGCCGAGCGGCTGATCTCCGACTACGCCATCCGCACCCCCGACCCGTCGGTCCCGGTGCGCGCGCTGTCGGGGGGCAACCTGCAGAAGGTGATCGTCGCCCGTGAACTGTCCGCTGCACCAAGGCTGTTGATCGCCTCCCAGGTCACCCGCGGGGTGGACGTCGGCGCGATGCGGTTCATGTACGAGCAACTGGTCGCCGCGCGCGACGCGGGCACCGCCGTGCTCCTGGTCTCGGCCGACCTCACCGAACTGCTCGCCCTCTCCGACCGGTTGCTCGTCCTCAAGGACGGCCGCCTGACCGCCCGGTTCGACGACACCACCGGCCTCACCGAGAAGCGCGTCGGCCTCTACATGCTCGGCGTCGAGCACCACGACCGCGACCAGCTCACGGCCGGCCTGACCGACCTGGGGGACGCCCCGTGA
- a CDS encoding ABC transporter permease, with product MTGTLIETEDRREYRATRRRDLAVDLSMALATILAALAIGFLVMLATGNNPIKAYEVMLTGPLDRSFRVGRWLEDATTLTLLGLSVAIPFRARQISLGAESQLYAGALAAGTVAIFLPLPPVAAVIVPMVAAAGAGAGMGLVPGSMKARLGANEIVATLMLNAIVVRVYDYLVNGPLKEPGSSAVHSKSIQDDSALTPLTDWFGTPMGRANIGFGVMLLTAVALWLLLTRTPLGYRIRMTGSNPGFAEYGGIKVPRVIEWSFVIGGAVAGLAGAHLVQGVYGRLEPGLAGSLAFEGIVVALLARNNPLVVVVAGLFYSYLRAGGDIMEQQTDVGTEIVVVIQAVIVLLVTAQALPELLKRRLTRRQVGVR from the coding sequence GTGACCGGCACCCTGATCGAGACCGAGGACCGCCGCGAGTACCGGGCGACCCGTCGCCGCGATCTCGCGGTGGACCTCAGCATGGCCCTGGCCACCATCCTGGCCGCCCTCGCCATCGGTTTCCTCGTCATGCTCGCCACCGGCAACAACCCGATCAAGGCGTACGAGGTGATGCTCACCGGCCCGCTGGACCGCTCCTTCCGGGTCGGCCGCTGGCTGGAGGACGCCACCACGCTCACCCTGCTCGGCCTGTCGGTCGCCATCCCCTTCCGCGCCCGGCAGATCAGCCTCGGCGCCGAGAGCCAGCTCTACGCCGGTGCGCTGGCCGCCGGCACGGTGGCGATCTTCCTGCCGCTGCCGCCGGTCGCCGCCGTGATCGTGCCCATGGTCGCCGCCGCCGGCGCGGGCGCCGGAATGGGTCTGGTGCCGGGATCGATGAAGGCACGCCTCGGCGCCAACGAGATCGTGGCCACGCTGATGCTCAACGCCATCGTCGTCCGCGTCTACGACTACCTGGTCAACGGTCCGCTGAAGGAGCCCGGCAGCAGCGCCGTGCACTCGAAGTCCATCCAGGACGATTCCGCGCTCACGCCGCTGACCGACTGGTTCGGCACCCCGATGGGCCGCGCCAACATCGGGTTCGGCGTCATGCTGCTCACCGCGGTCGCGCTGTGGCTCCTCCTCACCCGCACCCCGCTCGGCTACCGCATCCGCATGACCGGCTCCAACCCCGGCTTCGCCGAGTACGGCGGCATCAAGGTGCCCCGCGTCATCGAGTGGAGCTTCGTCATCGGCGGCGCGGTGGCGGGCCTCGCGGGAGCCCACCTCGTCCAGGGCGTCTACGGGCGCCTGGAACCCGGTCTCGCCGGCAGCCTGGCCTTCGAGGGGATCGTCGTGGCCCTGCTGGCCAGGAACAACCCGCTCGTCGTCGTGGTCGCCGGGCTCTTCTACTCCTATCTGCGCGCCGGGGGCGACATCATGGAACAGCAGACGGACGTGGGCACCGAGATCGTGGTGGTCATCCAGGCGGTCATCGTGCTGCTGGTCACCGCCCAGGCCCTGCCGGAGCTGCTCAAGCGCCGGCTCACGCGCAGGCAGGTGGGCGTCCGATGA
- a CDS encoding ABC transporter permease, protein MSSLLDVVLSSAFLAAVLRVATPYLLAALGGLVAERSGISNIALEGQMLGAACTGALVAGYSHSVALGAVCGVAVAALMGVLLAALRLELGADAIIAGIGLNLLASGGTAFAVYTLLDDKGGTSGLKSGTLPTVTLPGVESVPVMGDVVSGQNMITWLAFLAAPFVAWLFFRTRFGFHLRAVGEMPDAAASVGIPVRRVQYAGLALSGALAGLAGVFLSMGYVSFFVRDMTAGRGFIALAAVFLGGLRPWGVFLAALGFGAAEALAVQLGTLDVPPQLVSTIPYALTLVALALYAWRRKRRGATAEVAASL, encoded by the coding sequence ATGAGTTCCCTGCTCGACGTCGTCCTCAGCAGCGCCTTCCTGGCGGCGGTGCTACGGGTCGCGACCCCCTACCTGCTCGCCGCGCTCGGCGGACTGGTCGCCGAACGCTCCGGCATCAGCAACATCGCGCTTGAGGGGCAGATGCTCGGCGCGGCCTGCACGGGCGCGCTGGTCGCCGGATACAGCCACTCCGTCGCCCTGGGCGCGGTGTGCGGGGTCGCGGTGGCGGCGCTGATGGGTGTGCTGCTGGCCGCTCTGCGGCTGGAGCTGGGCGCCGACGCGATCATCGCGGGCATCGGCCTCAACCTCCTCGCCTCCGGCGGTACCGCGTTCGCGGTCTACACCCTGCTCGACGACAAGGGCGGCACGTCAGGGCTGAAGAGCGGCACGCTGCCGACGGTCACCCTGCCGGGCGTGGAGAGCGTTCCCGTAATGGGTGATGTGGTGAGTGGTCAGAACATGATCACCTGGCTGGCGTTCCTGGCCGCTCCCTTCGTCGCCTGGCTGTTCTTCCGCACCCGCTTCGGCTTCCATCTGCGTGCGGTCGGCGAGATGCCGGACGCTGCCGCCTCCGTAGGGATTCCGGTTCGACGGGTCCAGTACGCCGGCCTCGCCCTCAGCGGAGCGCTCGCCGGCCTCGCCGGGGTCTTCCTCAGCATGGGCTATGTGTCCTTCTTCGTACGGGACATGACGGCCGGCCGCGGCTTCATCGCCCTCGCCGCGGTCTTCCTGGGCGGGCTGCGCCCGTGGGGCGTCTTCCTCGCCGCGCTCGGCTTCGGCGCGGCGGAGGCCCTGGCCGTACAGCTCGGGACGCTCGACGTACCGCCGCAACTGGTGTCGACGATCCCGTACGCCCTGACGCTGGTGGCCCTCGCGCTCTACGCGTGGCGGCGCAAGCGACGCGGAGCCACCGCGGAGGTCGCCGCCTCCCTCTGA
- a CDS encoding esterase-like activity of phytase family protein yields the protein MRRHRHRAHRGHALVGSLTAIGLLGSVALVSGFAAEPAAAAKPRNVRLLDTITVPAGTTEFGMPFGGLSGIDYDRESGRYVALSDDRSENGKARFYTLRLPLDGASFAGDKPVLDGLTVLDDTTGEPFTAKAVDPEAIRWTPDGNSLLWTSEGASSSGQPAFVREATTSGGYERELPLPNAYAPVRSASGTLTAGVRNNQALEGLTLSPDGSKVVTVTENALVQDGPAASLTAKSPSRLLVADRATGKPKAEHVYEVDPISDAPTAPLPPPVGTYSADRGVTEILAINETDYLTVERSFASGVGFAIRLYWTSTIGATNVNGKDALSGDEKPMRKKLLYDFTTSGTAADNVEGITWGPRLPDGSRSLVLVADDNFGFNGSVTKFHLLSVRSR from the coding sequence ATGCGACGACACAGACACCGAGCGCACCGCGGACACGCGCTCGTCGGTTCCCTCACCGCCATCGGCCTCCTCGGCAGCGTGGCTCTCGTGAGCGGATTCGCCGCGGAGCCCGCAGCGGCGGCGAAGCCGCGGAACGTACGGCTGCTGGACACGATCACCGTGCCCGCCGGGACAACGGAGTTCGGCATGCCCTTCGGCGGGCTGTCCGGCATCGACTACGACCGGGAGTCCGGCCGATACGTCGCCCTCAGCGACGACCGCTCGGAGAACGGCAAGGCCCGCTTCTACACCCTCCGACTGCCGCTCGACGGGGCCTCCTTCGCCGGGGACAAGCCCGTACTCGACGGCCTGACCGTGCTCGACGACACCACGGGCGAACCCTTCACCGCAAAGGCAGTCGACCCCGAGGCGATCCGCTGGACGCCGGACGGCAACAGCCTGCTGTGGACCAGCGAGGGAGCCTCATCGTCCGGGCAGCCTGCCTTCGTCCGGGAGGCGACCACTTCGGGCGGTTACGAGCGCGAACTGCCGTTGCCCAATGCGTACGCGCCCGTCAGGTCGGCGTCCGGCACGCTCACGGCCGGCGTCCGCAACAACCAGGCGCTCGAAGGCCTCACCCTCTCCCCCGACGGCAGCAAGGTCGTCACGGTCACGGAGAACGCGCTCGTCCAGGACGGCCCCGCAGCCTCCTTGACGGCCAAGAGCCCGTCCAGGCTGCTGGTGGCGGACCGGGCGACGGGCAAGCCGAAGGCCGAGCACGTCTACGAGGTGGACCCGATCTCCGACGCCCCCACCGCGCCGCTGCCGCCCCCGGTGGGGACGTACTCGGCGGACCGGGGAGTCACCGAGATCCTCGCGATCAACGAGACCGACTACCTCACCGTGGAGCGCTCCTTCGCCTCCGGGGTCGGCTTCGCCATCCGGCTGTACTGGACCAGCACCATCGGTGCCACGAACGTGAACGGCAAGGACGCCCTGTCCGGCGACGAGAAGCCGATGCGGAAGAAGCTGCTGTACGACTTCACCACCTCCGGCACGGCCGCCGACAACGTCGAGGGCATCACCTGGGGGCCCAGGCTGCCCGACGGCTCCCGCTCGCTCGTCCTCGTCGCGGACGACAACTTCGGGTTCAACGGCAGTGTCACCAAGTTCCATCTGCTGTCGGTCCGTTCGAGGTGA
- a CDS encoding CGNR zinc finger domain-containing protein, whose amino-acid sequence MPTGFPDFRLGNVLATSFTGTLSERHGEAVERIPTPRRLIDWLAVNGLAVDSCTTAQLELARELRESIHAAATAAALQEPLLASAVQVINDCSVQGRAAAILTPDGKRRWRLSSASCVEDALSVIAADAISIIAGERDGKLALCASPTCRAAFFDTSQSRTRKWCDMNTCGNRQKKARFHASRRKNLSSAE is encoded by the coding sequence ATGCCTACCGGGTTCCCTGACTTCCGTCTCGGCAATGTGCTGGCGACCAGCTTCACGGGGACTCTCTCGGAGCGTCATGGCGAGGCTGTCGAGCGCATTCCCACGCCGCGCCGACTCATCGACTGGCTGGCGGTGAACGGCCTCGCCGTGGACTCCTGCACCACCGCCCAGCTCGAACTCGCTCGGGAACTGCGGGAGTCGATTCACGCCGCCGCGACCGCGGCCGCGCTCCAGGAGCCTCTCCTCGCGTCCGCTGTCCAAGTCATCAACGACTGCAGCGTTCAGGGTCGGGCCGCGGCGATCCTGACGCCCGACGGCAAGCGGCGATGGCGGCTCAGCTCGGCTTCCTGCGTGGAAGACGCCCTCAGCGTGATCGCCGCCGACGCGATCAGCATCATCGCGGGCGAACGAGACGGAAAACTGGCCTTGTGCGCATCGCCGACCTGCCGAGCCGCCTTCTTCGACACCAGCCAGAGCCGCACCCGCAAATGGTGCGACATGAACACGTGCGGGAATCGTCAGAAGAAGGCGCGCTTCCATGCCAGCCGGCGCAAGAACCTCAGCTCAGCGGAGTGA
- a CDS encoding epoxide hydrolase family protein: MPRPTSDVQAFEAHAPDAELDDLRARLAAARLPEAETVHRAAPDPRRWDQGVPLADLVDVVNYWRTGYDWRSFEERLNQIGQFRTTIDDLGIHFLHRRSARTDATPLILTHGWPDSVARFIDVVDELADPKDADAPAFHVVVPSLPGFGYSDKPATTGWGTEKIAAAWVELMGRLGYSKFAAHGGDWGGNITTVLAGRFPAHVLGIHTTFAEGPPGLTTDGLTAVEREWAEETRDFWRHRAAYAKQQATRPQTIGYSLVDSPVGLLAWILDKFAEWSDTEDSPFETISQDRVLDDVTLYWLTRTGASAARIYYESHNSLDPELRVDVPSAITMYPRDVEKCPRPWAQERYRQIVRWESPETGGHFPSLEVPEYFVKDLQEGLAAVLAAR; the protein is encoded by the coding sequence ATGCCCCGTCCGACCAGCGACGTGCAAGCATTTGAAGCCCACGCACCGGACGCCGAACTCGACGATCTGCGCGCGCGATTGGCCGCGGCGCGGCTACCGGAGGCCGAGACGGTCCATCGCGCCGCGCCCGACCCTCGCCGATGGGACCAGGGCGTTCCGCTCGCCGACCTCGTAGATGTCGTGAACTACTGGCGCACCGGCTACGACTGGCGGTCGTTCGAAGAGCGCCTCAACCAGATCGGCCAGTTCCGCACGACCATTGACGACCTGGGAATCCATTTCCTGCACCGCCGGTCCGCGCGCACGGATGCCACCCCGCTGATCTTGACGCACGGCTGGCCGGACAGCGTTGCTCGGTTCATCGATGTAGTGGACGAGCTGGCAGATCCGAAAGACGCGGACGCTCCGGCGTTCCACGTCGTGGTCCCGTCGCTGCCAGGCTTCGGTTACAGCGACAAGCCGGCCACCACCGGGTGGGGAACCGAAAAGATCGCGGCCGCATGGGTGGAACTGATGGGAAGGCTCGGCTACAGCAAGTTCGCGGCCCACGGCGGCGATTGGGGCGGCAATATCACCACCGTTCTGGCGGGTAGGTTCCCGGCGCACGTACTCGGCATCCACACCACGTTCGCGGAGGGGCCGCCCGGGCTGACAACGGACGGGCTGACGGCGGTCGAGCGCGAGTGGGCCGAGGAAACCCGCGATTTCTGGCGCCACCGCGCGGCGTACGCGAAACAGCAGGCGACCCGACCGCAGACCATCGGCTATTCGCTCGTCGACTCACCGGTCGGGCTTCTTGCCTGGATCCTCGACAAGTTCGCCGAGTGGTCGGACACCGAAGACAGCCCGTTCGAGACGATTTCCCAAGACCGCGTTCTCGACGACGTCACCCTGTACTGGCTGACGCGGACCGGAGCGTCGGCGGCCCGCATCTACTACGAGAGCCACAACTCGCTGGACCCCGAACTTCGCGTCGACGTCCCGTCAGCCATCACCATGTATCCCCGCGACGTCGAGAAGTGCCCGCGCCCCTGGGCGCAGGAGCGGTACCGACAGATCGTCCGCTGGGAGTCGCCCGAAACCGGAGGACATTTCCCGTCCCTGGAGGTTCCCGAGTATTTCGTCAAGGACCTGCAAGAGGGCCTCGCGGCAGTGCTGGCCGCCAGGTGA
- a CDS encoding SDR family oxidoreductase — translation MTATLPVLVVGATGSLGGKVVDELLGRGKNVRALVRPTTDASRLESRGVEIARGDMLDLDSLVAAMNGADAVITTAAGYTRGGKNAYDIDTVGNANLAEAAHRSGIRRFVLTSILTSDQTPQVPHFWHKKVAEDKLEKLGVPFVALRPGAFLDQVASMAGDPVDKGRLMWIGKATVPLTFVHTSDLAVYLAAAVDAEADNGERIDIGWDRRSACVRWPT, via the coding sequence ATGACTGCCACCCTCCCCGTCCTCGTCGTCGGCGCGACCGGCTCCCTCGGGGGCAAGGTCGTCGACGAACTGCTGGGGCGCGGTAAGAACGTCCGCGCCCTGGTCCGGCCGACCACCGACGCGAGCAGGCTCGAAAGCCGGGGTGTCGAGATCGCCCGCGGCGACATGCTCGACCTCGACTCGCTCGTCGCCGCCATGAACGGCGCCGATGCCGTCATCACCACCGCTGCCGGCTACACCCGCGGCGGCAAGAACGCGTACGACATCGACACGGTCGGCAACGCCAACCTCGCCGAGGCCGCCCACCGCTCCGGCATCCGCCGGTTCGTCCTGACCAGCATCCTCACCAGCGACCAGACGCCCCAAGTCCCACACTTCTGGCACAAGAAAGTCGCCGAGGACAAGCTCGAAAAGCTCGGCGTCCCGTTCGTCGCGCTGCGCCCGGGGGCGTTCCTCGACCAGGTCGCGAGCATGGCGGGCGACCCGGTCGACAAGGGCCGCCTGATGTGGATCGGCAAGGCCACCGTCCCACTGACCTTCGTCCACACCTCCGATCTCGCGGTCTACCTGGCGGCCGCGGTCGACGCCGAAGCCGACAACGGTGAGCGCATCGACATCGGCTGGGACCGTCGGTCAGCATGCGTGAGGTGGCCGACCTGA
- a CDS encoding MarR family winged helix-turn-helix transcriptional regulator, whose translation MPAPTPRNPSTASEGPMSYAIFQLARAHRARAAAMLREMDLHPGQELLLMHLLDRDGQTQSELLDSVGLDHSTVSKSLRRMQDAGLLVREPAAHDRRVMVVHLTDKGRAMRAPLAAMWQALEEISAQNLSAEQAESFVRTAYAIADAINSRGLPQEESE comes from the coding sequence ATGCCCGCCCCCACACCCCGCAACCCCTCCACGGCGAGCGAGGGGCCGATGAGCTACGCGATCTTCCAGCTCGCCCGCGCTCATCGCGCCCGCGCCGCCGCCATGCTCCGCGAGATGGACCTGCATCCGGGACAGGAGCTGCTGCTGATGCACCTCCTGGACCGGGACGGCCAGACCCAGTCCGAACTGCTCGACAGCGTGGGCCTGGACCACTCCACCGTCTCCAAGTCCCTGCGCCGCATGCAGGACGCCGGCCTGCTCGTTCGCGAGCCGGCCGCACACGACCGGCGTGTCATGGTCGTCCACCTTACCGACAAGGGCCGTGCCATGCGCGCGCCCCTGGCGGCCATGTGGCAGGCCCTGGAGGAGATCTCCGCGCAGAACCTGTCCGCGGAGCAGGCAGAGTCCTTCGTCCGCACCGCCTACGCCATCGCCGACGCGATCAACAGCCGCGGTCTGCCGCAGGAAGAGTCCGAGTAG